One part of the Salinivirga cyanobacteriivorans genome encodes these proteins:
- a CDS encoding acyl-CoA dehydrogenase family protein, with amino-acid sequence MNFELTEEQEMIRQSARDYAQRELIKDVIERDTNAIYPTNHVENLKELGFFGIISDEKYGGTGLDYLSYVLAISEFSKIDSSIGVILSVHNSLAIAGIERYGNEAQKQKYLPHMTSGEKIGAFLLSEPEAGSDASSQHTTAVDKGDHYLINGTKNWITNANSGGIYLVIAQTDPEKKHHGINAFIVEKDTPGISLGPHEDKMGMRSSDTHSVMFSDVKVPKENRIGEDGFGFKFAMKMLDSGRISIAAQALGIAEGAYERALQYSKERKAFGKEISKHQSIAFKLAEMKTRIEAARNFVWKAAWEKANGKNFSMTGAMAKYYAAETAMFVTTEAVQIHGGYGYVKEYHVERLMRAAKLTQIYEGTSEIQKMVISRAILDA; translated from the coding sequence ATGAACTTTGAACTCACCGAAGAACAGGAAATGATTCGCCAATCGGCTCGCGATTATGCACAACGCGAGTTAATAAAAGATGTCATTGAACGCGACACCAATGCCATTTATCCGACAAACCATGTAGAGAACCTCAAAGAACTCGGATTTTTTGGTATCATTTCCGACGAAAAATATGGAGGTACAGGTCTCGACTATTTATCATATGTACTTGCCATATCTGAATTTTCAAAAATTGATTCCTCCATTGGTGTTATTCTTTCTGTGCACAATTCACTTGCTATTGCAGGCATAGAACGGTACGGAAATGAGGCACAAAAACAAAAATATTTACCACATATGACCAGTGGTGAAAAAATTGGCGCTTTTCTTCTTTCAGAGCCCGAAGCGGGTTCAGATGCCTCCTCCCAGCATACAACAGCTGTTGATAAAGGTGACCATTATCTTATTAACGGAACAAAAAACTGGATCACTAACGCCAATAGTGGAGGCATTTACCTTGTAATAGCACAAACCGATCCCGAAAAAAAACATCACGGAATCAATGCATTCATAGTTGAAAAAGACACACCGGGCATTAGCCTCGGTCCGCACGAAGACAAAATGGGTATGCGTAGCAGTGATACGCACTCCGTAATGTTTTCCGATGTAAAAGTACCCAAAGAAAACCGTATTGGAGAGGATGGCTTTGGGTTTAAGTTTGCCATGAAAATGCTCGACAGCGGACGCATAAGTATTGCAGCACAAGCATTGGGAATTGCTGAGGGTGCATATGAAAGAGCCCTGCAATACAGCAAAGAACGCAAAGCTTTTGGTAAAGAAATATCAAAACACCAGTCCATTGCATTTAAACTTGCCGAGATGAAAACACGTATTGAAGCCGCTCGCAACTTTGTATGGAAAGCAGCATGGGAAAAAGCCAATGGCAAAAATTTCAGTATGACCGGTGCTATGGCAAAATATTACGCCGCCGAAACTGCCATGTTCGTAACCACCGAGGCAGTTCAAATACACGGAGGTTACGGTTATGTGAAGGAATACCACGTAGAGCGTTTAATGCGTGCAGCCAAATTGACACAAATTTATGAAGGAACCTCAGAAATACAGAAAATGGTGATTTCAAGAGCCATTTTAGATGCATAA
- a CDS encoding thiolase C-terminal domain-containing protein, protein MTTLRKKIYMTAGYNTVSLGTGRKEFHPKKSRPGIEHYLKEAGEGTIKKLGGAEKIDESVVGNFMAPRYNKQGHLGAFAPMISPTLQYKPGLSVEAACASGGMSLMTGIKSILAETADTVLSLGVEVQNSVKAVYGADILAGAGWFQERKDGHAHFFPGQFSDRAGAYFKKFGREKTRKAYARWYKNAIENARLCETAQEYHNSHPDPESLALTTEPNPKAFTDHLTAFDSSKVSDGASAIAIMSEEGLKKHNIPFSLAVEVVGYGHAVEDLTQKPKDLTKLETMQNAVQKALEMANITKDDLGTVEIHDCFTSAAIMGIEAIGLAPHGKGIDFVLDGHTARDGKVPFNTTGGLIGWGHPTGATGVHMAVTIWEQLTGNAGDAQINIDPKRPYGMSVNMGGDDKTVMVIIYKNAAS, encoded by the coding sequence ATGACTACACTCCGAAAAAAAATATACATGACTGCCGGTTACAATACAGTATCGCTAGGTACCGGCAGAAAAGAGTTTCATCCTAAAAAGTCCAGACCAGGCATCGAACATTACCTGAAAGAAGCCGGAGAGGGCACCATAAAAAAACTTGGTGGTGCGGAAAAAATCGATGAATCTGTTGTAGGTAATTTTATGGCCCCTCGCTATAATAAACAAGGCCATCTTGGAGCCTTTGCTCCCATGATCTCACCCACTCTGCAATATAAGCCCGGGCTAAGTGTGGAAGCTGCTTGTGCTTCTGGCGGCATGTCGTTAATGACCGGAATTAAATCGATCTTGGCAGAAACAGCCGACACTGTGTTGTCGCTTGGTGTTGAAGTTCAAAATTCTGTAAAAGCCGTCTACGGAGCCGATATTTTAGCCGGTGCTGGCTGGTTTCAGGAGCGTAAAGACGGTCACGCCCACTTCTTTCCGGGGCAGTTCAGCGATCGTGCCGGGGCATATTTTAAAAAATTTGGACGCGAGAAAACCAGGAAAGCCTATGCGCGCTGGTATAAAAACGCCATTGAGAATGCACGGTTATGTGAAACAGCGCAGGAATATCATAACTCGCACCCCGATCCGGAATCGCTTGCATTGACTACAGAACCTAACCCAAAAGCATTTACCGACCATCTTACTGCATTCGATTCTTCGAAAGTATCAGATGGGGCATCAGCCATTGCTATTATGTCTGAAGAAGGACTTAAAAAACACAATATTCCATTCAGCCTGGCCGTGGAAGTAGTTGGTTATGGGCATGCTGTAGAAGATCTGACTCAAAAGCCCAAAGACCTAACCAAACTGGAAACCATGCAAAATGCAGTACAAAAAGCCCTGGAAATGGCTAATATCACAAAAGATGATTTAGGTACTGTAGAAATCCACGATTGTTTTACATCGGCCGCGATTATGGGTATAGAAGCTATTGGGCTGGCTCCTCACGGTAAAGGCATCGATTTCGTGCTTGACGGACATACAGCCAGAGATGGAAAGGTTCCGTTCAATACAACTGGCGGATTAATTGGCTGGGGACATCCAACAGGAGCCACTGGTGTACATATGGCTGTTACAATTTGGGAGCAATTGACAGGTAATGCCGGCGATGCACAAATAAACATCGATCCGAAACGCCCATATGGCATGTCAGTCAATATGGGCGGCGACGATAAAACCGTCATGGTAATCATATACAAAAATGCTGCATCCTAA
- a CDS encoding 3-hydroxyacyl-CoA dehydrogenase family protein: MHYTEKLKNVSVLGAAGKMGSGILLLTAQELLHQKLQHENKNRKFVLNAIDVSHDALDGLLKYTRAQAQKYAEKKIVQIRKMYADHKNLNENADFIQQYTEDVVDIIKPTTRIEAAYNSYLILEAVSENPELKNKLFKQIKNNNTNNPWFFTNTSSIPIHEIDSNADLKGSIMGVHFYNPPAVQKLVELIKADQTLPELTEFATQYVKNLKKIIVPSADVAGFIGNGHYMRDTKYGIDLATELHSEIPLPQAIATVDSITRDYLVRPMGIFQLADYVGIDVVQYIMKVMHDRGIGDNLQSDLLDKLVKSGIKGGQNSDGSQKDGFFRYEKGRPVAVIDPENIQYTDLTTLSSKIDTYLGQKPEDAVKWKALLKANDKEGQLRNWFNTLKNDSSKGSKLAMEYLQKSKDFALQLVKDGVAANEEDVNTVLMTGFFHAYGPANDFMN; encoded by the coding sequence ATGCATTACACCGAAAAATTAAAAAACGTATCTGTTTTGGGTGCTGCCGGCAAAATGGGAAGCGGAATATTATTACTCACAGCACAGGAGCTATTACACCAAAAATTGCAGCATGAAAATAAAAATCGAAAGTTTGTACTCAATGCCATTGATGTGTCGCATGATGCGCTTGATGGGCTTTTAAAATATACACGAGCACAGGCACAAAAATATGCTGAGAAAAAAATTGTACAAATTCGAAAAATGTATGCTGACCACAAAAATTTAAATGAAAACGCAGATTTTATCCAGCAGTACACTGAAGATGTGGTAGATATAATCAAACCAACCACAAGAATTGAAGCAGCATACAACTCCTACCTTATACTTGAGGCTGTAAGCGAAAACCCAGAACTTAAAAACAAACTTTTTAAGCAAATTAAAAATAATAATACCAACAATCCCTGGTTTTTCACAAATACTTCCTCTATCCCCATCCATGAAATTGACAGCAATGCTGACCTCAAAGGCAGCATAATGGGGGTACATTTTTACAACCCGCCTGCGGTGCAAAAATTGGTTGAGCTTATCAAGGCAGACCAAACACTTCCTGAATTGACCGAGTTTGCAACACAATATGTGAAAAACCTCAAAAAAATCATTGTCCCATCAGCCGATGTTGCAGGGTTCATAGGAAACGGACATTACATGAGAGATACTAAATATGGCATTGATTTAGCCACAGAACTCCATAGTGAAATACCCTTACCCCAGGCCATTGCGACGGTAGATTCAATTACACGGGATTACCTGGTACGTCCTATGGGAATTTTTCAACTGGCCGATTATGTAGGAATCGACGTAGTGCAATATATCATGAAAGTTATGCATGACAGGGGAATTGGTGATAATTTACAAAGCGATTTGCTTGACAAATTAGTAAAGTCAGGCATTAAAGGTGGCCAAAACAGCGATGGCAGCCAAAAAGATGGATTTTTCAGGTACGAAAAAGGGCGTCCAGTTGCCGTAATAGATCCTGAAAACATACAATATACAGATCTGACCACACTCAGCTCAAAGATAGATACTTACCTCGGACAGAAACCGGAAGATGCGGTAAAATGGAAAGCGCTGCTCAAGGCAAACGATAAAGAAGGTCAACTCAGAAACTGGTTCAATACGCTGAAAAATGACAGTAGTAAAGGATCAAAATTAGCCATGGAGTACCTTCAAAAATCAAAAGACTTTGCCTTACAACTAGTTAAAGATGGCGTGGCAGCAAACGAAGAAGATGTAAACACGGTGTTGATGACAGGATTTTTCCATGCATACGGACCTGCAAACGATTTCATGAACTAA
- a CDS encoding outer membrane beta-barrel protein — MKFYSLLAAIFFITLNAFSQKEEAYFTKDSVSNVGFNVTLYSPAENARYCQIQYDNSVKKYTPHEVDEYGVKGSVFVSKEIEYKNEKRKVFLERLTTGKIVLYRYVTDNDELYYYSNNNKKLAPLPKNKNGVSYKETIRKLTSDCPEITDKLFKRIKYKRKPMATAIRYYNICEPRYIPTFKTGLLVSLGLHKNTLTENMKLSTHTSNPLANLSYPFTTNFAIGAFIDIPINFTRHSFHIEALINRYNHEFSESVIANYNYVSMMQADLVLKLKTTTLQIPVMYKYSIPYNKNLLFVNAGPVMGLTISDKSSLQYNFYNGANQTIDEELVDNVSFGISAGLGAEFDITKKFKGIASLRYTMQSINNKETFIQHLIAINFGIFI, encoded by the coding sequence ATGAAATTCTATTCTTTACTAGCCGCGATTTTCTTCATCACCCTCAATGCTTTCAGCCAAAAAGAAGAAGCTTATTTCACAAAAGATTCCGTTTCAAACGTAGGCTTTAATGTAACGCTATATAGTCCTGCTGAAAATGCCCGATATTGTCAAATTCAATATGACAATTCAGTAAAAAAATACACACCCCACGAAGTAGATGAGTATGGTGTCAAAGGGAGTGTATTTGTGTCCAAAGAAATCGAATACAAAAACGAGAAAAGAAAAGTTTTCCTTGAGAGGCTTACCACAGGCAAAATAGTTCTCTATCGTTATGTAACCGATAACGATGAGCTATACTATTACAGCAACAACAATAAGAAACTGGCACCACTGCCTAAAAACAAAAATGGAGTCTCATATAAAGAAACCATCAGAAAGCTTACCAGCGATTGCCCTGAAATTACCGACAAACTTTTCAAACGTATTAAGTATAAAAGAAAACCTATGGCTACCGCCATTCGCTACTACAATATATGTGAACCACGTTATATTCCCACTTTTAAAACAGGGTTATTAGTATCGTTAGGATTACATAAAAATACCCTGACCGAAAATATGAAATTATCAACTCATACAAGCAATCCACTAGCTAATTTATCATACCCCTTTACTACTAATTTTGCAATTGGTGCATTTATCGACATACCAATAAATTTTACCAGACACTCTTTTCATATTGAAGCTTTAATTAACAGATACAACCATGAATTCAGCGAAAGTGTGATTGCAAATTATAACTATGTAAGTATGATGCAAGCAGACCTCGTACTGAAGCTCAAAACTACAACGTTACAAATTCCTGTAATGTACAAATATTCCATTCCATACAATAAAAACCTCCTATTTGTAAATGCCGGTCCTGTAATGGGTTTAACAATTAGCGACAAATCTTCGTTACAATACAACTTCTATAATGGAGCAAATCAAACAATTGATGAAGAATTAGTCGATAATGTTTCGTTCGGAATTTCTGCAGGACTGGGTGCTGAGTTCGATATTACGAAAAAATTTAAAGGAATTGCAAGCCTTCGGTATACTATGCAAAGCATAAATAACAAAGAGACTTTTATCCAACATTTAATCGCAATAAATTTTGGCATTTTTATTTAG
- a CDS encoding DEAD/DEAH box helicase, with protein MKFEAFQLNEQLLEAISYMGFEEASPIQQLAIPPILEGKDLIACAQTGTGKTAAFILPVINQTIALESEGVHTLILVPTRELAVQIDQEIQGIGYFANVDTIAIYGGGNGTDWDLEKKALTKGSGIVVATPGRLLAHLKLGYVNFSQVKNLILDEADRMLDIGFFDDIVKIISHLPEKRQSLMFSATMPGKVRQLANKILHKPLEVNTEISKPAEGVLQGTYLVYDKQKLPLLISLIADNPEYESILIFTSTKKNVNTIVNQLKKKESSTEGISSDLEQDERENVLLRFKSKKTRILVATDVLSRGIDIKDIHLVVNYDVPGDAEDYVHRVGRTARAKSTGVALTLINEQDMYKFHRIEQLIERELIRIPLPKELGDGPQWSPKPDKKYRKKRPSGRKRGNQNQKRRKK; from the coding sequence ATGAAATTTGAAGCATTCCAGTTGAACGAACAGCTGCTTGAAGCCATTTCTTACATGGGCTTTGAAGAAGCTTCGCCAATACAACAATTAGCCATTCCGCCAATTTTGGAAGGCAAAGACCTAATAGCCTGCGCCCAAACCGGAACAGGTAAAACGGCTGCATTTATTTTACCTGTAATCAATCAAACCATTGCATTAGAATCAGAAGGAGTACATACACTGATTTTAGTTCCCACACGTGAACTTGCAGTACAAATAGATCAGGAAATTCAGGGAATTGGTTACTTTGCCAATGTTGATACCATCGCAATATACGGAGGAGGCAATGGCACAGATTGGGACCTTGAAAAAAAGGCACTTACAAAAGGCTCAGGAATTGTAGTAGCAACACCCGGCCGCTTGCTTGCCCACCTAAAACTGGGCTACGTAAATTTCAGTCAGGTAAAAAACCTCATCCTTGATGAAGCCGATAGAATGCTGGATATTGGCTTTTTTGACGATATCGTTAAAATCATATCTCACCTTCCTGAAAAAAGGCAAAGCCTGATGTTTAGTGCCACGATGCCCGGCAAAGTAAGACAATTGGCCAATAAAATTCTGCATAAACCCCTTGAAGTTAATACAGAAATATCTAAACCCGCAGAAGGTGTGCTTCAAGGAACCTACCTGGTATATGATAAGCAAAAACTACCTTTACTAATTAGTCTAATTGCAGATAACCCCGAATATGAAAGCATTCTAATCTTTACTTCAACAAAAAAGAATGTAAACACTATAGTGAACCAGCTTAAAAAGAAAGAGTCCAGTACAGAAGGAATTTCTTCAGATTTGGAACAAGACGAAAGAGAAAATGTACTGCTTAGATTTAAATCCAAAAAAACGCGCATTCTGGTTGCCACTGATGTGTTGAGCCGGGGAATTGATATTAAAGATATTCACCTGGTGGTAAATTATGATGTGCCGGGCGATGCCGAAGATTACGTACACCGCGTTGGACGTACCGCCAGAGCCAAATCAACAGGAGTTGCGCTCACGCTTATCAATGAACAGGATATGTACAAATTTCATCGCATTGAGCAACTAATTGAGCGTGAATTAATCAGGATTCCGCTCCCAAAAGAATTAGGCGATGGCCCTCAGTGGAGCCCCAAACCCGATAAGAAATATCGAAAAAAACGGCCGTCAGGACGCAAACGCGGCAATCAAAACCAAAAAAGAAGAAAAAAGTAA
- a CDS encoding enoyl-CoA hydratase/isomerase family protein gives MDYTILNFEQKQTIGILTINRPDAMNALNSKIFDELDHFLDHLPNIRTLIVTGVGKAFVAGADISEMVEMKTDGARQFSQRGQDIFNKIKDLRIPVIAAVNGFALGGGMELAMACDIRIASEKAKFGQPEVNLGLIPGFSGTQRLSRYTSLGNALYMLLTGEMITAQKAYTMGLVQNVTKPEELMDEVTKVAETIASKGPKAIEHVKKVARQGRFIPFNEANRLESEVFASLFGNEGTEGMKAFLEKRDPNW, from the coding sequence ATGGACTACACAATTCTTAATTTTGAGCAAAAGCAGACGATAGGCATTCTTACCATAAATCGTCCTGATGCCATGAATGCTCTGAATTCAAAAATTTTCGACGAACTCGACCATTTTCTCGATCACCTTCCAAACATCAGAACCCTCATCGTAACAGGTGTAGGTAAAGCTTTTGTAGCAGGCGCCGACATTTCAGAAATGGTAGAAATGAAAACCGATGGCGCCCGCCAATTTTCGCAGCGCGGCCAGGATATTTTCAATAAAATTAAGGACCTGAGAATTCCGGTAATAGCTGCTGTAAACGGCTTCGCACTTGGTGGTGGAATGGAACTGGCCATGGCTTGCGACATACGTATTGCGAGTGAAAAAGCCAAATTCGGACAACCTGAGGTAAACCTGGGGCTGATTCCCGGTTTTTCGGGAACACAACGCCTTTCTCGTTATACATCATTGGGTAATGCATTATACATGTTGCTTACCGGCGAAATGATTACTGCTCAGAAAGCATACACAATGGGCCTTGTGCAAAATGTAACAAAACCAGAGGAACTTATGGATGAAGTTACAAAAGTAGCTGAAACCATTGCATCAAAAGGTCCTAAAGCCATCGAACATGTGAAAAAAGTTGCACGCCAGGGCCGTTTTATTCCATTTAACGAGGCCAACAGGCTGGAATCAGAAGTATTTGCATCACTCTTTGGAAATGAAGGTACAGAAGGGATGAAAGCATTCCTCGAAAAAAGAGACCCCAATTGGTAA
- a CDS encoding cupin domain-containing protein, with the protein MKTEEQQIIENLNLKPHPEGGFFRETYRTPIFVAGKNLPESFGGRRNLSTSILFFLPAGNFSAFHRLRQDEVWYFHHGKGPVLHCIYPDNTYKKITLGPGIEHNQYPQFEIPANTLFAAQTIQNYALVGCLATPGFDFADLDMPPAAQLIKEFPDHQQIIKTLTRT; encoded by the coding sequence ATGAAAACAGAAGAGCAACAAATTATTGAAAACCTGAACCTAAAACCACATCCTGAAGGTGGTTTTTTCCGGGAAACATACCGTACACCAATCTTTGTTGCAGGAAAAAATTTACCCGAATCGTTTGGAGGAAGACGCAACCTGTCAACATCAATTCTTTTTTTTCTACCGGCAGGCAATTTCTCAGCATTTCACAGGCTAAGGCAGGATGAAGTTTGGTATTTCCATCATGGCAAAGGACCTGTACTACATTGCATATACCCTGACAACACATACAAAAAAATAACACTGGGACCCGGCATTGAGCATAATCAATACCCACAGTTTGAAATTCCGGCTAATACATTATTTGCTGCCCAGACAATTCAAAACTATGCGCTTGTTGGATGTCTGGCCACACCGGGATTCGACTTTGCTGATCTGGATATGCCTCCTGCAGCACAACTAATCAAAGAATTTCCCGATCATCAACAAATAATAAAAACGCTTACCAGAACCTAA